From Actinopolymorpha cephalotaxi, one genomic window encodes:
- a CDS encoding bacterial proteasome activator family protein, with protein sequence MTDPFFASDAGATGSDHPYGSEESPRVVIVGPDGMAVEGPPRGDDPDGEPHEDDERSVTDLVEQPAKVMRIGSMIKQLLDEVKAAPLDEASRQRLREIHKSSIAELEKGLAPELVDELSRLSLPFEEGVVPSEAELRVAQAQLVGWLEGLFHGIQTALFAQQMAARAQLEQMRRSLPPGSQLPPQMQPAPPEAERPGGMYL encoded by the coding sequence ATGACCGACCCCTTCTTCGCCTCCGACGCCGGTGCGACCGGCTCCGACCACCCCTACGGCAGCGAGGAATCGCCCCGAGTCGTGATCGTCGGGCCCGACGGCATGGCCGTGGAGGGCCCGCCCCGGGGGGACGACCCGGACGGTGAGCCGCACGAGGACGACGAGCGCTCGGTCACCGACCTGGTCGAGCAGCCGGCCAAGGTGATGCGGATCGGCAGCATGATCAAGCAGCTGCTGGACGAGGTCAAGGCAGCACCGCTGGACGAGGCGAGCCGGCAGCGCCTCCGCGAGATCCACAAGTCGTCGATCGCCGAGCTGGAGAAGGGCCTCGCCCCCGAGCTGGTCGACGAGCTCAGCCGGCTCTCGCTGCCGTTCGAGGAGGGCGTGGTCCCCTCCGAGGCGGAGCTTCGGGTCGCCCAGGCGCAGCTGGTCGGCTGGCTGGAGGGCCTGTTCCACGGCATCCAGACGGCGTTGTTCGCCCAGCAGATGGCGGCCCGGGCCCAGCTGGAACAGATGCGCCGCTCACTTCCGCCCGGCAGCCAGCTCCCGCCGCAGATGCAGCCCGCTCCGCCGGAGGCCGAGCGCCCCGGAGGCATGTACCTCTGA
- a CDS encoding NAD(P)H-quinone oxidoreductase — protein sequence MRAVVLEGAGGPEVLRLGDVPEPEPAAGEVVIDVVAAGVNRADVMQRQGNYPPPPGASDLLGLECSGRIAAVGPDVEGFAVGDEVCALLAGGGYAEKVAVPAGQVLPRPEGVSLIEAAALPEAVCTVWSNVFMLAGLQPRETLLVHGGASGIGTTAIQLATALGARVLATAGGPAKCEVCRDLGADVAVDYREQDFVEVVRETTDGHGADVILDIVGAPYLDRNVTTLATEGRLVVIGMQGGRKGELDLARLLVKRAAVLATGLRARPVAEKSAIVASVRENVWPLVADGHLRPVVHQVVPIDQVAEAHGILDRGEQVGKVLLAVRGE from the coding sequence ATGCGTGCAGTCGTACTCGAGGGTGCGGGTGGTCCGGAGGTACTCAGGCTCGGGGACGTGCCCGAGCCCGAACCCGCCGCCGGCGAGGTGGTCATCGATGTCGTGGCGGCCGGCGTCAACCGCGCCGACGTCATGCAACGCCAGGGCAACTACCCGCCCCCGCCCGGCGCCTCGGACCTCCTCGGGCTGGAGTGCTCGGGCCGGATCGCCGCGGTGGGCCCGGACGTCGAGGGATTCGCGGTCGGGGACGAGGTGTGCGCGCTGCTGGCCGGCGGTGGGTACGCCGAGAAGGTCGCGGTGCCCGCGGGCCAGGTGCTCCCCCGGCCCGAGGGCGTGAGCCTGATCGAGGCGGCCGCGCTGCCGGAGGCGGTCTGCACGGTGTGGTCCAACGTGTTCATGCTCGCCGGGCTGCAGCCTCGGGAGACCCTCCTGGTGCACGGCGGCGCGAGCGGCATCGGCACCACCGCGATCCAGTTGGCCACCGCGCTCGGTGCGCGGGTGCTGGCCACGGCGGGCGGGCCGGCCAAGTGCGAGGTGTGCCGCGACCTGGGCGCCGACGTCGCCGTCGACTACCGCGAGCAGGACTTCGTCGAGGTCGTACGCGAAACCACCGACGGGCACGGCGCCGACGTGATCCTCGACATCGTGGGCGCGCCCTACCTCGACCGGAATGTCACCACGCTGGCCACCGAGGGCCGGCTGGTCGTGATCGGAATGCAGGGCGGCCGCAAGGGCGAGCTCGACCTGGCGCGGCTGCTGGTCAAGCGGGCCGCCGTCCTCGCGACCGGGCTGCGTGCCCGGCCCGTGGCGGAGAAGTCGGCCATCGTGGCAAGCGTGCGGGAGAACGTCTGGCCGCTGGTCGCCGACGGGCACCTGCGCCCGGTCGTCCACCAGGTGGTGCCGATCGACCAGGTGGCGGAGGCGCACGGCATCCTCGACCGCGGCGAACAGGTCGGCAAGGTACTGCTGGCCGTCCGCGGCGAGTAG